A genomic segment from Sphingopyxis sp. DBS4 encodes:
- a CDS encoding ParB/RepB/Spo0J family partition protein, translated as MELRHIELSQLSVSSANMRGVTKKPDLTNILPSVRARGILVPLIVRPNGVEGAYEIVAGKRRYHAALTVAEEQDGIDPLPCAVMEAGDDAAALEASLIENIARLDSDEINRCESFTRLVREGRKVEEIGLTFGLTELQVKRTLAIGNLLPRIRTMYRADKIDAVTMRHLTLATKTQQREWLALVDCPEKHAPTGSILKAWLFGGSAIAAKVAMFDVADYTGEIVSDLFGEDSYFADADRFWTAQMAEVEKQASFYRDTGWTDVVVMERGAYFNGWEHERCPKKKGGKVFVSVSHRGEVTFHEGYP; from the coding sequence ATGGAACTTCGTCATATCGAACTTTCGCAGCTTTCGGTGTCGTCTGCCAACATGCGCGGGGTGACCAAGAAGCCCGACCTCACCAACATCCTGCCGTCGGTGCGCGCGCGCGGCATTCTCGTGCCGTTGATCGTCAGGCCCAATGGGGTGGAAGGCGCTTACGAGATCGTTGCAGGCAAGCGGCGCTATCATGCGGCGCTGACCGTCGCCGAGGAACAGGACGGCATCGACCCACTGCCCTGCGCGGTGATGGAAGCCGGGGACGACGCGGCGGCACTCGAAGCCTCGCTGATCGAGAATATCGCTCGTCTCGATTCCGACGAAATCAATCGCTGCGAATCCTTCACCCGGCTCGTCCGCGAAGGACGAAAGGTCGAGGAGATCGGCCTGACCTTCGGGCTGACCGAATTGCAGGTGAAGCGAACGCTCGCCATCGGCAATCTGCTCCCCCGCATCCGCACCATGTATCGGGCCGACAAGATCGATGCTGTCACCATGCGGCATCTGACCCTCGCCACCAAGACGCAGCAGCGCGAATGGCTGGCGCTGGTCGATTGTCCCGAAAAGCACGCGCCCACGGGATCGATCTTGAAAGCTTGGCTGTTCGGCGGCAGCGCGATTGCGGCCAAGGTCGCGATGTTCGACGTTGCCGATTATACCGGCGAGATCGTCTCGGACCTGTTCGGCGAGGACAGCTATTTCGCCGACGCGGATCGCTTCTGGACCGCGCAGATGGCCGAGGTCGAAAAGCAGGCCAGCTTCTATCGCGATACCGGCTGGACCGATGTCGTCGTCATGGAGCGCGGGGCTTACTTCAATGGCTGGGAGCATGAACGCTGCCCGAAGAAGAAGGGTGGCAAGGTTTTCGTGTCCGTCAGCCATCGCGGTGAGGTCACCTTCCACGAGGGCTACCCATGA
- a CDS encoding helix-turn-helix domain-containing protein, protein MIEKALDQIEAVDLHALVAQQRPEGRRLDYKLALPGGGAESTKEFLADVTSFSNTDGGDLVIGIQDEDGTAAAVVGIPSDGLDNEITRIENMVRDGVEPRLPGFHIHTVPLENGTVALILRMSASLVAPHRVKASSRFHARNSRGKYPLDVGELRMAFAATDEMPRKMRDLHSKAILAVGGKDMPTRVGGGPKVVLTVAPLSVLRDARDLNIDQQNAVLPARSTQAINFVVGLEGLIVHSTGPEPNAVRTWSVNHRRGFVDFAWQITGTTIDNVEYIPRALVETQLRGAARSAYARLLQHGIEGPWTAMATLLEIEGFRVGYSLPDGFNAMTDPSWMQEAYLGEVICDAIDDAAVQPLIDAFWRVFGAAQPPVGPQ, encoded by the coding sequence ATGATCGAAAAAGCGCTGGACCAAATCGAAGCGGTCGACCTTCACGCCCTTGTTGCGCAGCAACGTCCCGAAGGCCGACGTCTCGATTACAAGTTGGCACTTCCCGGTGGAGGCGCTGAATCGACAAAAGAGTTTCTCGCCGACGTCACTTCATTTTCCAACACCGATGGAGGCGATCTCGTCATCGGCATTCAGGACGAAGATGGCACCGCCGCTGCCGTCGTGGGCATTCCATCTGACGGCCTGGACAACGAAATAACGCGGATAGAGAACATGGTCCGCGATGGTGTGGAGCCTCGGCTCCCCGGTTTCCACATTCATACCGTTCCGCTGGAAAACGGAACGGTTGCGCTCATTTTGCGCATGTCAGCAAGCCTGGTAGCACCCCATCGCGTGAAAGCCAGTAGCCGCTTTCATGCCAGAAACAGTCGCGGCAAATATCCATTGGACGTTGGGGAATTGCGCATGGCCTTCGCCGCCACAGACGAAATGCCAAGAAAAATGCGCGACTTGCACAGCAAGGCCATCTTGGCGGTTGGCGGCAAGGACATGCCGACGAGGGTCGGCGGTGGCCCCAAGGTCGTTCTCACTGTCGCGCCTCTTTCGGTGCTGCGTGACGCACGCGATTTGAACATTGACCAACAAAACGCGGTGCTTCCAGCCCGTAGCACGCAGGCAATCAATTTCGTGGTTGGACTGGAGGGGCTGATCGTTCACTCGACCGGGCCGGAACCGAATGCTGTTCGCACTTGGTCTGTAAACCACAGGCGCGGCTTTGTGGACTTCGCCTGGCAGATTACTGGGACCACGATTGATAATGTTGAATATATTCCGCGCGCCCTTGTTGAAACTCAGTTGAGGGGCGCTGCACGAAGCGCCTACGCCCGCCTCCTTCAGCACGGAATCGAAGGGCCGTGGACCGCAATGGCAACCCTTCTTGAGATTGAAGGCTTCCGCGTCGGATACAGCCTACCCGATGGCTTTAATGCAATGACTGATCCATCATGGATGCAAGAGGCTTATCTGGGCGAGGTAATTTGCGACGCGATCGATGATGCTGCGGTGCAGCCGTTGATCGACGCATTCTGGCGCGTGTTCGGAGCAGCACAGCCACCTGTCGGCCCACAATGA
- a CDS encoding AlpA family transcriptional regulator, which produces MHAPDRIIRLQTVLARTGLSRSTLYRKIAEGTFPPQVRISVHGAGWYESAVNRWIANPLAYRADNDNRDAERAGRARG; this is translated from the coding sequence TTGCACGCACCCGACCGGATCATCCGCCTCCAGACCGTCCTCGCCCGCACCGGGCTTTCCCGTTCCACCCTTTATCGCAAGATCGCCGAAGGAACCTTCCCACCGCAGGTGCGGATCAGCGTTCATGGTGCCGGATGGTATGAGTCCGCGGTCAACCGTTGGATCGCCAACCCGCTCGCCTATCGCGCCGACAATGACAATCGCGATGCGGAGCGGGCCGGTCGTGCAAGAGGGTGA
- a CDS encoding recombinase family protein produces the protein MIRAALYARYSSDQQNAASIADQQRICRERAEREGWEIVGSYEDAAISGASMILRPGVQKLLADAQAGQFDIVLTEALDRVSRDQADVATFYKHLQFARVPLITLAEGEISELHVGLKGTMNALFLKDLAKKTHRGLRGRVEKGFSAGAVGYGYRMIRRLSSEGELVRGEREIDPVQALIVERIFAEFAAGKSPRAIACDLNADGIAGPAGKPWRDTSIRGDVRRGTGILNNELYAGVRAWNHKHSVKDPSTGKEVTRLNPESEWIRNAVPELRIVSDTLWEAVKRQQQMLAERYASVKQAAQSRSAQGLRRPAYLLSGLLECGTCGGTYAVVVGDRYGCVGHHRSRSCSNNRTIRRAELERRALAGIADRLVSADKIEAAVAAYANHINRENRERRIQADADRRALARVNKAVAGIMVAIEDGLYQPSMKARMAELERERQEINARLAEAPQDVPDVHPGIAEIYKRKVARLTETLGDPETRLDASSDIRSLVGKIVLHPGEKRGEVHATLHGSLMGILDFVNDNPQPDADRVITKVSSGSRE, from the coding sequence ATGATCCGCGCCGCGCTTTACGCCCGCTATTCCTCCGACCAGCAGAATGCCGCGTCGATCGCCGACCAGCAGCGCATCTGCCGCGAGCGCGCGGAACGCGAGGGATGGGAGATTGTCGGCAGCTACGAGGATGCCGCGATCTCGGGCGCGAGCATGATCCTGCGCCCCGGCGTTCAGAAACTGCTCGCCGATGCGCAGGCTGGCCAGTTCGATATTGTGCTCACCGAAGCGCTCGATCGTGTGTCGCGCGACCAGGCCGATGTCGCGACCTTCTACAAGCATTTGCAGTTCGCGCGTGTCCCGCTCATCACTCTGGCGGAGGGCGAGATTTCGGAGCTGCATGTCGGGCTCAAGGGGACGATGAACGCGCTGTTCCTCAAAGACCTTGCCAAGAAGACGCATCGCGGCCTGCGTGGGCGCGTCGAGAAAGGCTTCTCTGCCGGAGCCGTGGGTTACGGCTATCGCATGATCCGGCGTCTCAGCAGCGAAGGCGAGCTGGTGCGCGGCGAGCGCGAAATCGATCCGGTGCAAGCCCTCATCGTCGAGCGCATCTTCGCCGAGTTCGCGGCTGGCAAGAGTCCGCGCGCCATCGCTTGCGACCTCAACGCGGACGGCATCGCCGGTCCCGCCGGTAAGCCGTGGCGCGACACGAGCATCCGCGGCGATGTGCGCAGGGGTACCGGCATATTGAACAACGAGCTTTATGCCGGCGTCCGCGCATGGAACCACAAGCACAGCGTGAAAGACCCGAGCACCGGCAAGGAGGTCACCCGCCTCAATCCGGAATCCGAATGGATCAGGAATGCGGTTCCCGAGCTTCGTATTGTCAGCGACACGCTGTGGGAAGCGGTCAAGCGCCAGCAGCAGATGCTCGCTGAGCGCTACGCATCGGTCAAGCAAGCCGCGCAGTCGAGAAGTGCGCAAGGGCTGCGCCGCCCGGCCTATCTTCTGTCGGGACTGCTCGAATGCGGCACCTGTGGCGGAACCTATGCCGTCGTCGTCGGCGACCGCTATGGCTGCGTCGGCCATCATCGCAGCCGCTCCTGTTCCAATAACCGGACGATCCGGCGCGCCGAGCTTGAGCGCCGGGCACTCGCGGGCATCGCCGACCGGCTGGTGTCGGCCGACAAGATCGAGGCGGCGGTTGCCGCCTATGCGAACCATATCAACCGCGAGAACCGCGAGCGGCGCATTCAGGCCGATGCCGACCGGCGCGCGCTCGCTAGGGTCAATAAGGCGGTTGCGGGTATCATGGTTGCGATCGAGGATGGGCTGTATCAGCCGTCTATGAAAGCGCGCATGGCCGAACTTGAACGCGAGCGGCAAGAGATCAACGCGCGGCTGGCGGAAGCGCCGCAGGATGTTCCCGACGTCCATCCGGGCATCGCCGAAATCTACAAGCGCAAGGTCGCGCGGCTCACCGAGACGCTTGGCGATCCCGAAACACGTCTCGACGCCTCAAGCGACATCCGCTCGCTTGTCGGCAAGATCGTCCTCCACCCCGGCGAGAAGCGCGGCGAGGTTCATGCTACGCTGCACGGGTCGCTGATGGGCATTCTGGACTTTGTTAACGACAACCCGCAACCTGATGCTGACCGAGTTATAACAAAGGTGTCCTCGGGTTCGCGGGAATGA
- the rpoC gene encoding DNA-directed RNA polymerase subunit beta', with translation MNQLTNFMNPVAKPETFDMIKIGIASPERIRSWSFGEIKKPETINYRTFKPERDGLFCARIFGPIKDYECLCGKYKRMKYKGIVCEKCGVEVTVTKVRRERMGHIELAAPVAHIWFLKSLPSRIGLLLDMQLKQLERVLYFEAYIVLEPGLTPLEKFQLLTEDELLDAQDEYGEDAFSAGIGAEAIRVLLENLDLEQERVDLMEDLATTKSELKPKKIIKRLKVVESFIESGNRPEWMILEVVPVIPPELRPLVPLDGGRFATSDLNDLYRRVINRNNRLKRLMELRAPDIIVRNEKRMLQEAVDALFDNGRRGRTITGANKRPLKSLSDMLKGKQGRFRQNLLGKRVDYSGRSVIVTGPELKLHQCGLPKKMALELFKPFIYARLDAKGLSMTLKQAKKWVEKERKEVWDILDEVIREHPVLLNRAPTLHRLGIQAFEPVLIEGKAIQLHPLVCAAFNADFDGDQMAVHVPLSLEAQLEARVLMMSTNNILSPANGKPIIVPSQDMVLGLYYLSLEREGEPGEGMLLADMAEVHQALYTGAVTLHSKVISRVPQTDEQGNEYLKRFETTPGRMLIGECLPKSHTVPFDVVNRLLTKKEIGDVIDQVYRHTGQKETVLFADAIMALGFRNAFKAGISFGKDDMIIPASKEGMVDETRALVKDFEQQYQDGLITQQEKYNKAIDAWSQCGDKVANAMMDEIRATPKLENGRMAPINSIYMMAHSGARGSQAQMKQLAGMRGLMAKPSGEIIETPIISNFKEGLTVLEYFNSTHGARKGLADTALKTANSGYLTRRLVDVSQDCVVIEDDCGTERGMEMRAIVQGGSTIASLGERILGRTTLEDVTDKDGNIIAPVGTLLDEATTARIEEAEVQSVKIRSPLVCEATLGVCGKCYGRDLARGTPVNIGEAVGVIAAQSIGEPGTQLTMRTFHIGGAAQVNEQSNAEAISDGTIEYRDMATIVDQRGRRLALSRSGEIAVIDSEGRERASHKLPYGAQIMHKDGEKVKKGDRIAEWDPFTMPLITEKPGVVKYQDLVDTKTLIEQVDEATGIAQRVVIEYRSAGRSKKEDLQPRLTLLDDASGEAARYLLAVGTMLSVEDGQEVQAGDVLARVTREASKTRDITGGLPRVAELFEARIPKDNSVIAKISGRIEFVKDYKAKRKIAIVPEEGDPIEYLIPKSKVLEVQEGDQVKRGDALISGSPNPHDILDVMGVEALAEYLVAEIQEVYRLQGVKINDKHIEVIVRQMLQKVEITSGGDTTLLPGEQLDYLEMMEYNAKLPKNGKPAEGRPVLLGITKASLQTRSFVSAASFQETTRVLTEASVQGKVDSLQGLKENVIVGRLIPAGTGAAMNRVRVTASSKDAALRAAMRNATEAHLIAPQTAAEEHEAELAQGPEAAIGDDPLGKVQGEDFTTDDVMVEERPEGEGEA, from the coding sequence ATGAACCAGCTTACCAACTTCATGAACCCGGTCGCGAAGCCCGAAACCTTCGACATGATCAAGATCGGTATCGCGAGCCCCGAGCGCATCCGCTCGTGGTCGTTCGGCGAGATCAAGAAGCCCGAAACGATCAACTACCGCACGTTCAAGCCCGAGCGCGACGGCCTGTTCTGCGCGCGCATCTTCGGCCCGATCAAGGATTATGAATGCCTGTGCGGCAAGTATAAGCGCATGAAATACAAGGGCATCGTCTGCGAGAAATGCGGTGTCGAAGTCACGGTCACGAAAGTCCGCCGCGAGCGCATGGGCCATATCGAGCTCGCCGCGCCGGTCGCGCATATCTGGTTCCTGAAGTCGCTGCCGTCGCGCATCGGCCTGCTGCTCGACATGCAGTTGAAGCAGCTCGAACGCGTCCTCTATTTCGAAGCCTATATCGTTCTTGAGCCCGGCCTGACCCCGCTCGAGAAGTTCCAGCTTCTGACCGAGGACGAACTGCTCGACGCGCAGGACGAATATGGCGAGGACGCCTTCTCGGCCGGTATCGGCGCCGAGGCGATCCGCGTGCTGCTCGAGAATCTCGATCTCGAACAGGAACGCGTCGACCTGATGGAAGATCTGGCGACGACCAAGTCGGAGCTGAAGCCCAAGAAGATCATCAAGCGCCTGAAGGTCGTCGAGAGCTTCATCGAATCGGGCAACCGTCCCGAGTGGATGATCCTGGAAGTCGTTCCGGTCATTCCGCCCGAACTGCGCCCGCTGGTGCCGCTCGACGGCGGCCGCTTCGCGACGTCGGATCTGAACGATCTCTATCGCCGCGTGATCAACCGTAACAACCGCCTGAAGCGGCTGATGGAACTGCGCGCGCCGGACATCATCGTCCGCAACGAAAAGCGCATGTTGCAGGAAGCCGTCGACGCATTGTTCGACAACGGCCGCCGCGGCCGCACGATCACCGGCGCCAACAAGCGTCCGCTGAAGTCGCTGTCCGACATGCTCAAGGGCAAGCAGGGCCGTTTCCGTCAGAACCTGCTCGGCAAGCGCGTCGACTATTCGGGCCGTTCGGTCATCGTGACCGGGCCGGAACTCAAGCTGCACCAGTGCGGCCTGCCGAAGAAGATGGCGCTCGAACTGTTCAAGCCGTTCATCTACGCGCGCCTCGACGCCAAGGGTCTGTCGATGACCCTGAAGCAGGCGAAGAAGTGGGTCGAAAAGGAACGCAAGGAAGTCTGGGACATCCTCGACGAAGTCATTCGCGAGCACCCGGTCCTCTTGAACCGCGCCCCGACGCTTCACCGCCTCGGCATCCAGGCGTTCGAGCCGGTGCTGATCGAAGGCAAGGCGATCCAGCTTCACCCGCTGGTCTGCGCCGCGTTCAACGCCGACTTCGACGGCGACCAGATGGCGGTCCACGTGCCGCTCTCGCTGGAAGCGCAGCTCGAAGCGCGCGTGCTGATGATGTCGACCAACAACATCCTCAGCCCCGCGAACGGCAAGCCGATCATCGTGCCGTCGCAGGACATGGTGCTCGGTCTCTATTATCTGTCGCTCGAGCGCGAAGGCGAACCGGGCGAGGGCATGCTGCTCGCCGACATGGCCGAAGTGCATCAGGCGCTTTATACGGGTGCCGTCACGCTGCACTCGAAGGTCATCAGCCGCGTTCCGCAGACCGACGAGCAGGGCAACGAATATCTGAAGCGGTTCGAGACCACGCCCGGCCGCATGCTGATCGGCGAATGCTTGCCGAAGTCGCACACCGTGCCCTTCGACGTCGTCAACCGCCTTCTCACCAAGAAGGAAATCGGCGACGTGATCGACCAGGTCTATCGTCACACCGGCCAGAAAGAGACCGTGCTGTTCGCCGACGCCATCATGGCGCTGGGCTTCCGCAACGCGTTCAAGGCGGGCATCTCGTTCGGCAAGGATGACATGATCATCCCGGCCTCGAAGGAAGGGATGGTCGACGAAACCCGCGCGCTGGTGAAGGATTTCGAGCAGCAGTATCAGGACGGCCTGATCACGCAGCAGGAAAAGTACAACAAGGCGATCGACGCCTGGTCGCAGTGCGGCGACAAGGTCGCGAACGCGATGATGGACGAAATCCGCGCGACGCCGAAGCTCGAAAACGGCCGCATGGCCCCGATCAACTCCATCTACATGATGGCGCATTCGGGTGCGCGTGGTTCGCAGGCGCAGATGAAGCAGCTTGCCGGGATGCGCGGCCTGATGGCGAAGCCGTCGGGCGAGATCATCGAAACGCCGATCATCTCGAACTTCAAGGAAGGCCTGACCGTCCTTGAATATTTCAACTCGACCCACGGCGCCCGCAAGGGCCTGGCCGACACGGCGCTCAAGACGGCGAACTCGGGCTATCTGACCCGCCGTCTTGTCGACGTGTCGCAGGATTGCGTCGTGATCGAGGATGACTGCGGCACCGAACGCGGCATGGAAATGCGCGCGATCGTGCAGGGCGGTTCGACGATCGCCTCGCTCGGCGAGCGTATCCTCGGCCGTACCACGCTCGAGGATGTGACCGACAAGGACGGCAACATCATCGCGCCGGTGGGCACGCTGCTCGACGAAGCGACGACGGCGCGGATCGAGGAGGCCGAGGTTCAGTCGGTCAAGATCCGTTCGCCGCTGGTCTGCGAAGCGACGCTGGGCGTCTGCGGCAAATGCTATGGCCGCGACCTTGCGCGCGGGACGCCGGTGAACATCGGCGAAGCGGTCGGCGTCATCGCGGCGCAGTCGATCGGCGAACCCGGCACGCAGCTGACGATGCGGACCTTCCACATCGGCGGCGCGGCGCAGGTCAACGAGCAGTCGAACGCCGAAGCGATTTCGGACGGCACGATCGAATATCGCGACATGGCGACGATCGTCGACCAGCGCGGCCGCCGTCTGGCGCTGTCGCGTTCGGGTGAAATCGCGGTCATCGACAGCGAAGGCCGCGAGCGCGCTTCGCACAAGCTGCCCTATGGTGCGCAGATCATGCACAAGGACGGCGAGAAGGTGAAGAAGGGCGACCGGATCGCCGAATGGGATCCGTTCACCATGCCGCTGATCACCGAAAAACCCGGTGTCGTGAAGTATCAGGATCTGGTCGATACCAAGACGCTGATCGAGCAGGTCGACGAAGCGACGGGCATCGCCCAGCGCGTCGTGATCGAATATCGCTCGGCGGGCCGGTCCAAGAAGGAAGACCTGCAGCCGCGCCTGACCTTGCTCGACGATGCGTCGGGCGAAGCCGCGCGCTACCTGCTCGCGGTCGGCACGATGCTGTCGGTCGAGGACGGCCAGGAAGTGCAGGCGGGGGACGTGCTGGCGCGTGTCACCCGCGAAGCGTCGAAGACGCGCGACATCACCGGCGGTCTGCCGCGTGTTGCCGAGCTGTTCGAGGCGCGCATTCCGAAGGACAACAGCGTCATCGCGAAGATCAGCGGCCGCATTGAATTCGTCAAGGATTACAAGGCGAAGCGCAAGATCGCGATCGTTCCGGAAGAAGGCGATCCGATCGAGTATCTGATCCCCAAGTCGAAGGTTCTGGAAGTGCAGGAAGGCGACCAGGTCAAGCGCGGCGACGCGCTGATCAGCGGTTCGCCGAACCCGCACGACATTCTCGACGTCATGGGCGTCGAGGCGCTGGCCGAATATCTGGTTGCGGAAATCCAGGAAGTCTATCGACTCCAGGGCGTGAAGATCAACGACAAGCACATCGAGGTGATCGTTCGCCAGATGCTGCAGAAGGTCGAGATCACGTCGGGCGGCGACACCACGTTGCTGCCGGGCGAACAGCTCGATTATCTGGAGATGATGGAATATAATGCGAAGCTGCCGAAGAACGGCAAGCCCGCCGAAGGGCGCCCGGTGCTGCTGGGCATCACCAAGGCGAGCCTCCAGACGCGCAGCTTCGTCTCGGCCGCGTCCTTCCAGGAAACGACCCGCGTCCTCACCGAAGCGTCGGTGCAGGGCAAGGTCGACTCGCTGCAGGGCCTCAAGGAGAATGTCATCGTCGGCCGCCTCATCCCGGCGGGTACCGGCGCTGCCATGAACCGCGTCCGCGTTACCGCCTCGTCGAAGGACGCGGCGCTGCGTGCGGCGATGCGCAACGCGACCGAAGCGCATCTGATCGCGCCGCAGACCGCCGCCGAGGAACATGAAGCCGAACTGGCACAGGGTCCCGAAGCCGCGATCGGCGACGATCCGCTGGGCAAGGTGCAGGGCGAGGACTTCACCACCGACGACGTGATGGTCGAAGAGCGTCCGGAAGGCGAAGGCGAGGCATAA